Below is a window of Chryseobacterium joostei DNA.
ATAATAACCAGGTCAAAAGGAAATTTTGAATTCAAATAGTTTAATCTTTCCCTTAAGTCAGTACGTTGATAATCCTCTGCAGATATTTCTCTACTACCTGATAGAATATAAAGATTTTCCCCTCTTTGAGTTAATCTGAAATCTCCTGTTTTATCCATAAAATTTTTAATGTTATAAGGAAAGGTTTTTTCAATTTTATATCCTTTTGAAAGGTTTCTTTGTTCGTCGAAGTCAATCAATAATACTTTCTTTCCTCGCTCAGAGAAAGCAGCTCCTAAATGTATTGACGTGGTGGTTTTACCTACTCCACCTTTTTCAGTTATAATACTTATAATTTTCATTGGTATATATTTTAAGTTTTTGAAAACTTCAGCCCCGATTAAGGAGCTGAAGATATTTTAATTAATCTTGTCTTTATTTACTTTACTTTTTGCTTGTATATATATAACTAGCAATGATAATATAAAGAATAAAAGCCCTATAAAACCTGATAAAAACAATAGGTATTCTTTCCCTGTATAGAAGGCGGCTGTTCCTCCAATCCCTCCGGAATAATAAATACTCCTTTTATTAAGGAAATCATTGAATAGGTGAATTTTTCCGCCAAAGAAAACCAAAATAATATACGTTATTGTACAAATTGCTAAAACGCTTATACAAATATTTCCTATTTTATTCATATTCAATTTTTATTGTTAAAATCTTTCAATTATTATACACTGTTTTTCTTTCGACTGTTCCCAATCTTGGCCAACTTTTAATTTCCATTCCTGACCATTAACATCTGTAAATAAAACAGTATTATTTTTTTCAGAAAGTAAACCAACAAATCTCTCTCCTACTTCTATAGTAGAACCTTTTTCTTTTTTTCCTGTTAGTCTCACTACTTCAAAGACTACATAAACTTCTTTTTCCATTGTATTTTGAATGTTTAAAATTAATAAAATAAATCAAATAATTTAGTTAAATAACTAAATTATTTGATTGTAAATTTATCTTTCTCTTGGAAAGCATAGAACTGAATTCTCAAAGTAGAATTTCATTTTATTGGCATTGCATCCAGGCAGCTCAATAGTACTCCAAAAAATCTTGTTATAATTCCCATCATCCAGGACAATTGTAAACTTACTTTTGTGTTTTCTTTTGATTCTCCATACCTGGAACTCTTCTCTTTTAATTACTTCCAACTCTTGAAGCTTTACGATTGCCCTCATAAGAATTGTTGAATTTTGGTCTATCAAAAATCTTTGCAAACCGCTGGTAATATAAAATTGGGCTTTCTCCATTGTAATATTTTTTAGTCCTCTAATTCTGTAAAATATCCATTTAGCGAAGTTGCTTGATAAGATAAATATTCCTCAGATTCATCTGCTTGAACATATTCTATATTATCTCCTGCAGATAAAAATTGTTGCTCACTCATTACTGAATACTCATCATTTTCATGGTCGAAAATTAAATAATACGTTTCCATTATTTAAAATATTTTGGTTAAATAACTTAATTAAAAATTAAACTTATCTACTGCCATTATCAAAATTACTGCAGCAAATAAAAGAAAGATACCCATTCTAGGGCTTAAAGTGTCTTGGTGTGGTTTCATGACTTATTTTTTTTTGGTTAATTTTTCTAGCTCTCCGGATTTATTGTTGATGATAAAATCTAAAGTTCCTACTTCTATTGAGTTATTAGGAATTTCATCGTTATCAATCATTTCCTTAGCCCTTGCGTTGGCTTCTTGCTTATGAGCGTTGTAACCTTGCTCATAACCAATGTAAAATTCTGCGGTTAAAATAGATGCTCCTATTACAATACCGATTAGTACTAAAATTGTTCTTTTCATAGTAAATTAAATTTTGGGGTTATATTTTAAAAATTATTTGCTTTGTTTTCGAGGACAATCTGTTTTCTCTGAGAGATGGAGAGTCCTTTTGAAAAAGCATACTTAATGCTGTTTTTTTTGTTGTTCCGGTGATGTCAAAGAACGCAGCTCTTATTTACTTGCTTCGTTACTGAGGATTCGTTTTTCTGTGCCAATTAACCATGAAATTTTCTAGGGCTAAAAATGGGAAAGGTGTCAGGCGTAGTTTTTTGTGGAAGGTTTGATTTTTTTTTTAGCCAAAAAAAAAAATTGAATACCCAAAAAACTATCTAGCAGAAAAATTTTTATCACTATAAAATTTCAAATTTGCACAAAGAAAATCGTTATCATTCAGTAACAAAGAAGTGAGTGAATAAGAGCTGCAAGGGTTCTTTGTATCATCAACCGGGGCGACAAAAAAAACAAACATTAAGGCTTTTTCAAAAGAGGACTTTCCATGATTAAAAAAATTCCAAAACTTAAACCAGGAAGGGAAAGGAGGGGAGGGTTTAGGTTTTGTCCTTATGGATTCCGGGAGAAGTTTTCCCTGGGGACTTAGCCAGGGAAAAGCAAAGGGAAATTTTCTTCCGGATAAAAAACACAATAGCGAAGGGAGAGCTGGGGGATTGTGGACTTTTCTTGAAAATAGGGAAAAAAGGAGAGGGAAAAGAAAGGCGGTTTTCCCATTTTTCATTTATTTATAGCTCAGCGATCCTGACGAAA
It encodes the following:
- a CDS encoding DUF6876 family protein, with product MEKAQFYITSGLQRFLIDQNSTILMRAIVKLQELEVIKREEFQVWRIKRKHKSKFTIVLDDGNYNKIFWSTIELPGCNANKMKFYFENSVLCFPRER